A region from the Onthophagus taurus isolate NC chromosome 8, IU_Otau_3.0, whole genome shotgun sequence genome encodes:
- the LOC139431028 gene encoding uncharacterized protein, translated as MSTSFKIDPLKKNNWETWKLQMEAILIKNDATMKKYPYQNLIESLMYASIGTKPHITFSVNFLSQFNTNYNESHWIAAKRVLRYLKGTINLELTYRTSGKEMECYTDADWGSSIDDRRSYTAYVFKMANATISWETKKQRTVALSSTEAEYMSLTEAAKEALLSTS; from the coding sequence atgtctacaagttttaaaattgatcctcttaaaaagaataattggGAGACATGGAAGTTGCAAATGGaagcaatattaattaaaaatgacgcAACAATGAAAAAGTATCCATATCAAAATCTGATCGAAAGTTTAATGTATGCATCAATTGGTACAAAACCACATATTACATTTAGCGTTAACTTCTTAAGTCAATTTAACACAAATTACAACGAGAGTCATTGGATTGCCGCAAAAAGAGTGTTAAGGTATTTAAAAGGAACAATAAATTTGGAACTAACTTATAGAACTTCAGGGAAAGAAATGGAATGTTATACAGATGCAGATTGGGGATCATCCATAGATGATCGGCGCTCCTATACTGCTTATGTGTTTAAAATGGCAAACGCAACAATCTCGTgggaaactaaaaaacaaagGACCGTTGCTTTATCAAGCACAGAAGCTGAATACATGAGCCTTACTGAAGCAGCTAAGGAAGCACTTCTTAGCACTTCTTAG